CATTTTCAAAGTACCAATCCAGTGCTTGCTGGAATGGAGCGTTTACTTTCACCTCTTTCTCGATTTCTTGGGTTTCACCCGGATCTTTGTTTAGATTCTTTTGTGAAAGAAACCGATCTGGAAGTAATTGATATTACTTCTACCAATCTCTTTGGTTATTGGAAATTAGTGCGAGCACGGAATAATAAGCGGTTAACAGGTGGGGTCGCGGATCAATCAACCGTTAAAATAGTTGCTTCTCAATAGAGATCCTTTAAAAAAAGAAGGGGTAAGGGGGAAGGATATATACCCCTCCCCAAATATCTCTAAGGTATTTCTTTAAAAGCCGATGCCGAGGTAACCACCAACAGTCCAGAATTGATTATCAGTCAAGGTTTGATCATCGGTCCAGTGCCACCGGCCATCGACACCTACCTTTAATGCTTTCCAGATCATGTACTCAGCACCTGCGCCAACCTGGAAACCAACGTCTAGAACCGTTACTGGATCGGAGGGTGGGCTAATTACATGAATGTCCAGTCCGGCCGGGATAATCCAGGGTTGAAATTTCCCCCACTGTGTGAACTTGATCTTAGGCGAGGCGCTTACGGTTAGCATAGTAAGTTCAGTATCTCCGGTTTCTGGAGAGGGCTTTGCGAGTACGGAAAGTGCTGTGGGCTGAGATCGTGAGCCAAAATGTTTGTACTCCAAACCTAACTCAGCGAGTATTGATGCGCCATCCCATAGCCCCCAAACGTCGTCGCTTAAGAGAAAATCAAAACCACCGCCTACATACCAGCCATTATCATCGTTGTTTGCGCCAGTTCCTAGATCGGTGAGCACCTGCCCGGTGCGGGGGTCATTCAGCTCAGTATAACCACCTCGGAAGAAAACCATATGGCCTCCTGCTTGTGAGGATTTTTTTCTTTCTACTTTTGCCACCTGTTTCTCAAGCCGCTCTACTTGTTGCTCTTCTTCTTGAATCTGCACCAATTCTCCACGCAGCCTCCGCAGCTCTTCTTCCATCTGTTGGACCCGCTTTTCTAGTACAGAAGTAGATTGCTCTGAGGAAGCTATTGGTGAAAAAAATAATGCAATGATAATCAGAAGTGGAATAATTATTATTTCCCTCATTTTAGAGGTTCTCCCATTATAGGATTGCTTCATGCCTTTCTTCCTCTCAAATCAAAAAAATTTTTATTAGACTTAATATTATTTTGGCGTAAATCCGCCCTTAGGCACTGAGCTAAAAAGCTCTTGTTAAGATCTAGGACAGCTTTTAAGGCAAATCAATAGGGCATGAAAAACAAGCATGTTTTTTTATTAAACTTAAAAAAATGGTTCGATTCTTTTATCTCTTATAAATAGTGATTAATTTTCTCTCAAGTTGATTTTCTTGTGCGATAGAACAGAGGCACGAAGAGCATGCCAGCAGCAAAACCACTTAAATGGACCTCCCATGCCACGGTTGTTTGATCGGCGTCGGCGGATATTCCGTATAGGAGTTGCAGTCCATACCAGAATATAAGCACCCATTCTGCTGGTACTTGACCAAGAGTAGGATAAATTCCCCGTAGATAAATAGCGATGATTCTGGAATGGGGAAATAATCGGAGATAAGCGCCTAATACGCCTGAAATAGCGCCACTTGCACCAATGATAGGATTTTGGGAAGTAGGATTTAGAAGAATATATGGCATTATTGCTATAATTCCACATAGAAAATAAAAAATAATAAAACGAGCATGCCCGGTAGCATCTTCGATTGTCTTCCCGAAGATCCAGAGAAACAGTAGGTTACTGGCCAAATGCCATGTATCGGCATGAAAAAACATGGAGGTAATAAGGGTAAATTCGATAGGTATTGGGCTATCAGCCAATGCCACCTTATTCAGAAAAAATACTGGGGTGACCGCAAAATGATAGATGGCCCGTGTAAATTCCTTTGAGCTTAATGAATGTTCCCACAAAAAGACCGCGATACAGATTCCTATCAGGCTAATGGTCATTGCTGGCAGAGTCGAGGTTGGGCTGGGGTTTCTTATTGGAAACATATGATTTCAGTTTATTTTAGGGAGAATAGCTCATTGTAGCTTAGCTCAATATGAAATTATTGGCCCTGGATACGTCGACAGAAGCTTGTTCTGCAGCCCTGCTTATGGCTGGTCAAATCTGCGAGCGTTTTGTAATTGCTCCTCGAGGTCATTCAGATCTTATTTTAAATATGTTAGAGACATTATTGGCAGAGGCTGGTATTTCCTTGAGTGCCATTGATGCTCTAGCTTTTGGACGGGGCCCTGGTTCTTTTACCGGTGTCCGTATTGGCGTTAGCGTAGCGCAAGGGATCGCTTTTGCCCGTGACTTACCCTTAGTGCCTGTTTCTTCCCTGGCTGCTCTTGCCCAATTCTGCGAGGCGAAAAAGACACTGGCTGCGATCGACGCCCGGATGGGCGAAGTCTACTGGGGCGTCTATGAGCGAGGGGCAGAGGGTCTGGTACGGTTGATGGATAGCGAGCAAGTTTGTGCTCCTGAGGCTGTCCCCTTGGTGGCAGTGGCAGGAAAGAAGTGGTTTGGCGCGGGCACCGGCTGGGGAGCCTATAAAGATAAGCTATGCGCGCGTCTTGGTGGGAAAGTAGATGACTGGGACGCGGAATATTACCCTCGCGCTAGCGCAACAGCTCAGCTTGCTGCG
This sequence is a window from Nitrosococcus oceani ATCC 19707. Protein-coding genes within it:
- the tsaB gene encoding tRNA (adenosine(37)-N6)-threonylcarbamoyltransferase complex dimerization subunit type 1 TsaB codes for the protein MKLLALDTSTEACSAALLMAGQICERFVIAPRGHSDLILNMLETLLAEAGISLSAIDALAFGRGPGSFTGVRIGVSVAQGIAFARDLPLVPVSSLAALAQFCEAKKTLAAIDARMGEVYWGVYERGAEGLVRLMDSEQVCAPEAVPLVAVAGKKWFGAGTGWGAYKDKLCARLGGKVDDWDAEYYPRASATAQLAAAAFARGESIMAEQALPVYLRDNVAKKSSKANI
- a CDS encoding rhomboid family intramembrane serine protease, with translation MALADSPIPIEFTLITSMFFHADTWHLASNLLFLWIFGKTIEDATGHARFIIFYFLCGIIAIMPYILLNPTSQNPIIGASGAISGVLGAYLRLFPHSRIIAIYLRGIYPTLGQVPAEWVLIFWYGLQLLYGISADADQTTVAWEVHLSGFAAGMLFVPLFYRTRKST